From one Chloroflexota bacterium genomic stretch:
- the arsB gene encoding ACR3 family arsenite efflux transporter, with product MQQLSLLDRFLPLWIFAAMALGILLGALWPGVKDAFNALSVGTVSLPIAVGLLWMMYPVLAKVKYEELGKVAQAWEQFGVSLALNWIIGPIIMFVLAWLLLPDLPHYRTGLIIVGLARCIAMVLIWNMLAGGDSEYCAALVALNSVFQIVMYSPLAYLFLVVVPGWFGMAGTAVSIGMWDIAQSVLIFLGIPLAAGIATRFVLIRRRGLVWYETQLMPRLGPTALVGLLFTIVVMFSMQGDKILAAPLDVLRVAVPLVVYFIIMFFVSFGLSLWRKFPYELAATQSFTAASNNFELAIAVAIGTFTIASQEALATVIGPLIEVPVLIGLVYVSLWIKRTWFSAESSSTI from the coding sequence TTGCAGCAACTCTCCCTGCTCGACCGCTTCCTGCCACTGTGGATCTTCGCCGCCATGGCGCTGGGCATTCTGCTCGGCGCGCTCTGGCCGGGCGTCAAAGACGCGTTCAACGCGCTGTCCGTCGGCACCGTCTCGCTGCCGATTGCGGTCGGTCTGCTCTGGATGATGTACCCGGTGCTCGCGAAGGTGAAGTACGAGGAGTTGGGGAAGGTCGCGCAGGCGTGGGAGCAGTTCGGCGTCTCCCTGGCGCTCAACTGGATCATCGGGCCGATCATCATGTTCGTGCTGGCCTGGTTGCTTTTGCCCGACCTGCCGCACTACCGTACCGGGTTGATCATCGTCGGCCTGGCCCGCTGCATCGCGATGGTGCTGATCTGGAATATGCTGGCCGGCGGCGATAGCGAATACTGCGCTGCGCTGGTCGCACTCAACAGTGTCTTCCAGATCGTTATGTACAGCCCGCTGGCCTACCTGTTCCTGGTCGTCGTCCCCGGCTGGTTTGGCATGGCCGGCACGGCGGTCAGCATCGGCATGTGGGACATCGCGCAGAGCGTACTCATCTTCCTTGGCATCCCGCTCGCGGCGGGCATCGCGACGCGCTTCGTGCTGATCCGCCGGCGCGGCCTGGTCTGGTACGAGACGCAGTTGATGCCACGCCTGGGACCGACAGCGCTGGTCGGCCTGCTGTTTACCATCGTCGTCATGTTCTCGATGCAGGGCGACAAGATTCTGGCCGCGCCGCTTGACGTGCTGCGTGTCGCCGTCCCGCTGGTCGTCTACTTCATCATCATGTTCTTCGTGTCGTTCGGCCTGTCGCTCTGGCGCAAGTTCCCGTACGAACTGGCGGCGACGCAGTCGTTTACGGCGGCGAGCAACAACTTCGAGCTGGCGATTGCGGTGGCCATCGGCACATTTACGATCGCCTCGCAGGAAGCGCTGGCGACCGTGATCGGCCCGCTGATCGAGGTGCCGGTGCTGATCGGGCTGGTGTACGTCTCGCTGTGGATCAAGCGGACGTGGTTTAGCGCAGAATCGAGCT
- a CDS encoding TM0996/MTH895 family glutaredoxin-like protein — translation MLTIKVLGSGCANCKKVEAVARQAVTRLGLAAQVVKVTDYAEIMKYGVLSTPGLVIDEKLFCAGRIPGEGEVAAWLASASTSATRE, via the coding sequence ATGCTGACCATCAAAGTCCTTGGCTCCGGCTGCGCCAACTGCAAGAAGGTGGAAGCGGTAGCCCGGCAGGCCGTCACCCGGCTTGGTTTAGCAGCCCAAGTTGTCAAAGTAACCGACTATGCTGAAATCATGAAGTACGGCGTGTTGTCAACCCCCGGACTCGTCATTGATGAGAAACTGTTCTGCGCGGGGCGTATTCCGGGCGAAGGCGAGGTAGCTGCATGGCTGGCCAGCGCGTCAACGAGCGCAACGCGCGAGTGA
- a CDS encoding permease: MLALSRDSQLGQAVAFFLYDVPKILWLLSGMVFLVSLIRTFFSPERTRALLGGRREGIGNVLAALLGIVTPFCSCSAVPLFIGFVESGIPLGVTFSFLIAAPTINEVAVVLLFGLFGWQVTALYIASGLAIAITAGIVIGRLKMERYVEDFVWSIQSGGGVEEHLGAPQRIERSWQAVREIVGKVWVYVVVGIAVGAGIHGYVPESALAGIMGTQAWWSVPAAVLLGIPLYSNAAGIIPIVSALMEKGAGLGTVLAFMMSVIGLSLPEMIILRRVLKPQLIATFVAVIALAIVITGYLFNALYG, from the coding sequence ATGCTGGCGCTCTCCCGCGACTCGCAACTCGGGCAGGCCGTCGCGTTCTTCTTGTACGATGTGCCGAAGATCTTGTGGCTGCTGTCAGGCATGGTATTCCTCGTCTCGCTTATTCGCACGTTCTTCAGTCCGGAGCGCACGCGCGCGTTGCTTGGCGGCAGGCGTGAAGGTATCGGCAATGTGCTCGCTGCATTGCTCGGTATCGTAACGCCATTCTGTTCCTGTTCGGCGGTGCCCCTGTTCATTGGATTCGTCGAGTCGGGCATTCCATTGGGCGTGACCTTCTCGTTTTTGATTGCCGCGCCGACCATCAATGAAGTGGCTGTCGTCTTGCTCTTCGGGCTGTTCGGCTGGCAGGTTACCGCGCTCTACATCGCGTCAGGACTTGCGATTGCTATTACCGCAGGGATAGTTATCGGACGCTTAAAGATGGAGCGCTATGTCGAGGACTTCGTCTGGTCGATACAGAGCGGCGGGGGCGTGGAAGAGCACCTTGGCGCCCCGCAGCGCATTGAGCGATCCTGGCAAGCCGTTCGGGAGATCGTCGGCAAGGTCTGGGTGTATGTGGTTGTCGGCATTGCGGTTGGCGCCGGCATCCACGGTTACGTGCCGGAAAGCGCGCTGGCCGGCATCATGGGAACGCAGGCCTGGTGGTCAGTTCCAGCGGCCGTCTTGCTAGGCATTCCACTCTACTCGAACGCGGCTGGCATCATCCCGATCGTCAGTGCGTTGATGGAAAAAGGTGCGGGGCTGGGCACGGTGCTCGCGTTCATGATGTCGGTCATCGGGTTAAGCCTGCCGGAGATGATCATCCTGCGGCGCGTGCTGAAACCCCAGTTGATTGCCACATTCGTCGCCGTCATCGCGCTGGCGATTGTCATCACAGGGTATCTGTTCAATGCGTTATACGGCTAA
- a CDS encoding thioredoxin family protein codes for MNVKILGPSCANCLKLELLVMQVLAEMGIRDAIVEKVAAERQMERYLTGEPPGLVINEQLVWSGGTELPTKAQVREWIREVTAVA; via the coding sequence ATGAACGTCAAGATTCTCGGCCCGAGTTGCGCCAACTGCCTGAAACTCGAACTGCTCGTGATGCAGGTGTTGGCGGAGATGGGAATCCGCGACGCGATCGTCGAGAAGGTCGCGGCGGAACGGCAAATGGAGCGCTACCTGACGGGCGAGCCGCCCGGGCTGGTTATCAACGAGCAACTGGTCTGGTCCGGCGGCACGGAATTGCCGACCAAAGCGCAGGTGCGCGAATGGATCCGCGAGGTCACAGCGGTGGCATGA
- a CDS encoding winged helix-turn-helix transcriptional regulator translates to MQSKIDKLVRPANLLKVLAHPERLRLLVALRDNAQCVCHLTALLDQRQPYVSQQLAYLRDAGLVADYREGVRIYYRIRDPRVFLLLDTVGEIIGHAEAFRDVRISPRALDKCPCPRCTSV, encoded by the coding sequence ATGCAATCCAAGATTGACAAGCTGGTACGGCCCGCCAATTTGCTCAAAGTGCTGGCTCATCCCGAGCGTCTGCGCCTGCTGGTGGCGCTGCGTGACAACGCGCAATGCGTCTGTCACCTGACCGCGCTGCTTGACCAGCGGCAACCCTATGTATCGCAGCAACTCGCGTACTTGCGCGACGCGGGTCTGGTGGCAGATTATCGAGAAGGAGTGAGGATCTATTATCGCATCCGTGATCCGCGCGTGTTCTTATTGCTCGACACCGTAGGCGAAATCATTGGGCATGCAGAAGCATTCCGTGATGTGCGAATCAGCCCGCGTGCGCTGGACAAGTGCCCGTGCCCGCGCTGCACATCGGTTTAA
- a CDS encoding MarR family transcriptional regulator, with protein sequence MRATTALPPVLTLLDHQIRWQILTALARSDRRVHELVRVVGRPINLVSYHLKRLKAHGLVTERRSSADSRAVYYSADLGHLRVLLAASGDALHPSLNANAAPIAADAHLTRRARVLFLCTHNSARSQMAEAILRHLGSERVDVISAGSEPSRVHPLSIETLRAMGIETSGLRSKSSTEFIGQRFDYVITVCDRARESCPIFPGDPERIHWSFADPSALESEPERRRAFVQTAQQLQVRIQLLLAVIQRENGQRPGKSSPSQ encoded by the coding sequence ATGCGCGCGACAACCGCACTCCCGCCCGTCCTGACCCTGCTGGATCATCAAATCCGCTGGCAGATTCTGACCGCGCTGGCGCGCAGCGACCGGCGTGTCCACGAACTTGTTCGGGTGGTTGGACGCCCGATCAACCTGGTGTCGTATCACCTCAAGCGTCTGAAAGCCCACGGCCTGGTTACCGAGCGGCGCAGCAGCGCCGACAGCCGCGCCGTCTACTACAGCGCGGACCTGGGGCACCTGCGCGTACTGCTGGCGGCCAGCGGCGATGCGCTCCACCCCTCGCTCAACGCGAATGCTGCGCCCATCGCGGCGGATGCGCATCTCACGCGGCGCGCGCGCGTGCTGTTCCTCTGCACCCACAACAGCGCGCGTTCACAGATGGCGGAGGCCATCCTGCGCCACCTGGGTAGTGAGCGAGTTGACGTCATCAGCGCGGGCAGCGAGCCGTCGCGCGTCCACCCGCTCAGTATTGAAACGCTCCGCGCGATGGGCATTGAAACCAGCGGTCTGCGCTCGAAATCCAGCACCGAGTTTATCGGCCAGCGGTTCGACTATGTGATCACCGTGTGCGACCGCGCGCGCGAAAGCTGTCCCATCTTCCCCGGCGACCCGGAGCGCATCCACTGGAGCTTCGCGGACCCGTCCGCGCTTGAGTCCGAGCCTGAGCGCCGCCGTGCGTTCGTACAGACCGCCCAACAGCTTCAGGTGCGCATCCAGTTGTTGCTCGCCGTGATCCAGCGAGAGAATGGTCAGCGCCCGGGCAAAAGTAGCCCCAGTCAGTGA
- the tdh gene encoding L-threonine 3-dehydrogenase — MTETMRAIFKTHAGRGLEMRETPIPQAGPNDVLIKVKATSICGTDLHIYNWDPWAAGRLKPPLIVGHELCGEVVEVGSQVATHKPGDFVSAESHIVCGYCDLCRTGNGHICRNTKIIGVDRDGCWADYVALPAVNAWINPPDYPVDFAVLEENLGNAVHTAFAVDLRAMKVLVTGCGPVGLMTILVAKAIGARAVYATDVSPYRLALAKQCGADVTLNPKTENIVDSVRDLTRGEGVDVLLEMSGAPSAITQGFTVLKFGGKAALLGLPSAPIEFDLSNLVIFKGATVVGVVGRELWQTWYQMRGLLRSNAIDLKPIVTHHYRLDEFEQAVATMASGESGKVVMKP, encoded by the coding sequence ATGACAGAAACGATGCGGGCGATCTTCAAGACGCACGCGGGCCGCGGGCTCGAAATGCGCGAAACGCCCATTCCGCAGGCCGGTCCCAACGATGTGCTGATCAAGGTCAAAGCGACATCGATTTGCGGCACCGACCTGCATATTTATAACTGGGATCCATGGGCGGCCGGCCGCCTGAAACCGCCGCTGATTGTCGGTCACGAGCTATGCGGCGAGGTGGTTGAGGTCGGCAGCCAGGTCGCGACACACAAGCCGGGCGACTTCGTCTCGGCGGAGAGCCACATCGTCTGCGGGTATTGCGACCTGTGCCGCACCGGCAACGGGCACATTTGCCGCAACACCAAGATCATCGGCGTCGACCGCGACGGCTGCTGGGCCGACTACGTCGCGCTGCCGGCCGTCAACGCGTGGATCAACCCGCCGGACTACCCGGTGGACTTCGCCGTGCTGGAGGAAAACCTGGGCAACGCCGTACATACGGCGTTCGCGGTGGACCTGCGCGCAATGAAGGTGCTGGTGACCGGCTGCGGCCCGGTCGGGCTGATGACGATCCTGGTGGCGAAAGCGATCGGCGCGCGGGCGGTCTACGCGACCGACGTCAGCCCGTACCGGCTGGCGCTGGCGAAGCAGTGCGGCGCCGATGTGACGCTGAATCCGAAGACAGAAAACATCGTGGACAGCGTGCGCGACCTGACGCGCGGCGAAGGCGTAGACGTGCTGCTGGAGATGAGCGGCGCGCCGTCGGCGATCACACAAGGGTTCACGGTGCTTAAATTCGGCGGCAAAGCGGCCCTACTGGGACTGCCGTCCGCGCCAATCGAGTTCGATTTGTCAAACCTGGTCATCTTCAAGGGCGCGACGGTGGTTGGCGTGGTCGGGCGCGAACTGTGGCAGACCTGGTACCAGATGCGCGGGTTGCTGCGCTCGAACGCGATCGACCTGAAGCCGATCGTCACGCACCATTACCGGCTCGACGAGTTCGAGCAGGCGGTCGCGACGATGGCGAGCGGCGAGAGCGGCAAAGTAGTGATGAAGCCATAG
- a CDS encoding glycine C-acetyltransferase — protein MSDKLAWVREEIAALKAQGLYSNVRTISSPQGATIIVEGRPVLNFCSNNYLGLANDDRLKAAATAAVQAWGVGPGAVRTIAGTTDLHVKLERRLAEFKGAESAITFQSGYTANLATIAGLLAKEDVVFSDELNHASIIDGCRLSGARIARYKHNDAADLRRVIRETTDYRRGMIISDGVFSMDGDLAPLPALVEVAEEFNLLLMVDDAHGEGVVGHGGRGAVDHFGMQGRVDIEIGTMSKAFGVMGGYAAGRAEITEWLRQRGRAFLFSSAPTAADVAACLAAVDILEGSTVLVDRLWENARLFKAAMKKIGFDTGVSETPITPVMLGEAPLAQQFSRRLFELGVFATAIGFPTVPRGKARIRVMVSAAHSQDDLERGLAVFEQAGKELGVVK, from the coding sequence ATGAGCGACAAACTGGCCTGGGTGCGCGAGGAGATCGCCGCGCTGAAGGCACAGGGGCTGTACAGCAATGTCCGCACGATCTCGTCGCCGCAGGGCGCGACGATCATCGTCGAGGGCCGGCCGGTCCTCAACTTCTGCTCGAACAACTACCTCGGGCTGGCGAACGATGACCGGCTGAAGGCGGCCGCGACGGCGGCGGTGCAGGCGTGGGGCGTGGGCCCCGGCGCGGTGCGCACGATCGCCGGGACGACCGACCTGCACGTAAAACTGGAGCGGCGGCTGGCTGAGTTCAAGGGCGCCGAGTCGGCGATCACGTTCCAGTCGGGCTACACGGCGAACCTGGCAACGATCGCCGGTCTGCTGGCGAAAGAGGACGTCGTCTTCTCCGACGAGCTGAATCACGCGAGCATCATCGACGGCTGCCGGCTGTCGGGCGCGCGCATCGCGCGCTACAAGCACAACGACGCAGCCGACCTGCGGCGCGTGATCCGTGAAACGACTGACTACCGGCGCGGTATGATCATCAGCGACGGCGTGTTCAGCATGGACGGCGACCTGGCGCCGCTGCCGGCGCTGGTCGAGGTGGCCGAGGAGTTCAACCTGCTGCTGATGGTGGACGACGCGCACGGCGAGGGCGTGGTCGGGCATGGCGGGCGCGGCGCCGTTGACCACTTCGGCATGCAGGGACGCGTGGACATCGAGATCGGCACCATGAGCAAGGCGTTCGGCGTGATGGGCGGCTACGCGGCCGGGCGCGCGGAGATCACCGAGTGGCTGCGCCAGCGCGGGCGCGCATTCCTGTTCTCATCGGCGCCGACGGCGGCGGACGTGGCGGCGTGCCTCGCGGCCGTGGATATTCTCGAAGGCTCGACGGTGCTGGTGGACCGCCTATGGGAGAACGCGCGGCTGTTCAAGGCGGCGATGAAGAAGATCGGGTTCGACACCGGCGTGAGCGAGACGCCGATCACGCCGGTGATGCTGGGCGAGGCGCCGCTGGCGCAGCAGTTCTCCCGGCGGCTATTCGAACTGGGCGTGTTTGCGACCGCGATCGGCTTCCCGACGGTGCCGCGTGGCAAGGCGCGCATCCGCGTGATGGTCAGCGCGGCGCACAGCCAGGACGACCTGGAGCGCGGGCTGGCGGTGTTCGAGCAGGCGGGCAAGGAACTGGGCGTGGTGAAGTAG
- a CDS encoding AMP-binding protein, with product MSVQWSYTSGASEKPLLGVTIGDLFDQTAARWPDSDALISRHQNLRYTYAALKAEVDRCARALMALGVQKGERVGIWAPNRAEWAITQFATSKIGAILVNINPSYRVHELQYALKQSGCMYLVIAPQFKSSDYTQMVLDLAPELRDAAPGQLHAAQLPDLRCVVRLGVEPAPGMLTWGGLLALADAVSAEQLAERQRQQEFDDPINIQYTSGTTGYPKGATLSHHNILNNGYFVAETMRFSDRDRLVIPVPLYHCFGMVMGNLGCVTHGAAMIYPSDGFDPQAVLEAVQAEKATALYGVPTMFIAELNHPDIGRYDLTSLRTGVMAGSPCPVEVMKQVQSLMHMTEVEICYGMTETSPVSFQTRIGTPLAKQVGTVGQVHPHVEVKIIDPGTGQVVPVGETGELCTRGYSIMLSYWNNPDATRQSIDTARWMHTGDLATMDDEGYVNIVGRIKDMIIRGGENVYPREIEEFLYTNAAVQDVQVIGVPDVKYGEEIMAWVKLRDGSTATADDIREFCRGKIAHYKIPRYVKFVDAFPMTVTGKVQKYLMRQASVEELGLQSAAAVKTA from the coding sequence ATGAGCGTGCAGTGGAGCTACACCAGCGGCGCCAGCGAGAAGCCTTTGCTCGGCGTCACCATCGGCGACCTGTTCGATCAGACGGCCGCGCGCTGGCCGGACAGCGACGCGTTGATCTCGCGGCACCAGAACTTGCGCTACACCTACGCCGCGCTGAAAGCCGAGGTCGACCGCTGCGCTCGTGCACTGATGGCGCTCGGCGTGCAGAAGGGCGAGCGCGTCGGCATCTGGGCGCCCAACCGTGCCGAGTGGGCCATCACGCAGTTTGCGACCAGCAAGATCGGCGCCATCCTCGTCAATATCAATCCTTCGTATCGCGTGCACGAGTTGCAGTACGCGCTCAAGCAGTCGGGCTGCATGTATCTGGTGATCGCGCCGCAGTTCAAGAGCTCTGACTACACGCAAATGGTCCTCGACCTCGCGCCGGAACTGCGCGATGCCGCGCCCGGCCAGTTGCACGCCGCGCAACTGCCCGACCTGCGCTGCGTGGTGCGCCTCGGCGTCGAGCCGGCGCCTGGCATGTTGACGTGGGGCGGCTTGCTGGCGCTGGCGGACGCCGTCAGCGCGGAGCAGTTGGCCGAGCGCCAGCGCCAGCAGGAGTTCGACGATCCGATCAATATCCAGTACACCAGCGGCACGACCGGCTACCCGAAGGGCGCGACACTCAGCCATCACAACATCCTCAACAACGGCTACTTCGTCGCCGAGACGATGCGCTTCAGCGATCGCGACCGGCTGGTCATCCCCGTGCCACTCTATCACTGCTTTGGCATGGTCATGGGCAATCTCGGCTGTGTCACGCACGGCGCGGCGATGATCTACCCGAGCGACGGCTTCGACCCGCAGGCGGTGCTGGAGGCGGTGCAGGCCGAGAAGGCGACCGCGCTCTACGGCGTGCCGACCATGTTCATTGCCGAATTGAATCACCCCGACATTGGCCGCTACGACCTAACCTCGCTGCGTACCGGCGTCATGGCCGGCTCGCCCTGTCCGGTCGAGGTCATGAAGCAGGTCCAGTCGCTCATGCACATGACCGAGGTCGAGATCTGCTACGGCATGACCGAGACAAGCCCGGTCAGCTTCCAGACGCGCATCGGCACGCCGCTGGCGAAGCAGGTCGGCACCGTCGGGCAGGTACACCCGCACGTCGAGGTCAAGATCATCGACCCCGGCACCGGGCAGGTCGTGCCGGTCGGAGAAACGGGCGAGCTTTGCACGCGCGGCTACAGCATCATGCTCAGCTACTGGAACAACCCGGACGCCACGCGCCAGTCGATCGACACGGCGCGCTGGATGCACACCGGCGACCTGGCAACGATGGACGACGAGGGCTACGTCAACATCGTCGGACGCATCAAGGACATGATCATTCGCGGCGGCGAGAACGTCTACCCGCGCGAGATCGAGGAGTTCCTGTACACCAACGCCGCCGTGCAGGATGTGCAAGTGATTGGCGTGCCGGATGTGAAATACGGCGAGGAGATCATGGCCTGGGTGAAGCTGCGCGATGGCAGCACCGCCACCGCCGACGATATCCGCGAGTTCTGCCGCGGCAAGATCGCGCACTACAAGATCCCGCGCTACGTGAAGTTCGTAGACGCCTTCCCGATGACCGTCACCGGCAAGGTGCAGAAGTATCTCATGCGCCAGGCAAGCGTCGAAGAGCTCGGCCTGCAGTCTGCGGCCGCCGTCAAAACGGCGTAG
- the pheA gene encoding prephenate dehydratase, translated as MKIAIQGEPGSFSESAARLYFGDVEIVPCRWFVDAFDALIAGRADAGVIPIENSQAGSINDTYDLLLEHDLPIVGEVDLPVRHCLLALPGVALSDVKKIYSHPQALAQCEEYIARLGAEKIATQDTAGSARLVRDNGWRDAAAIASARAGELYGLNMLAEGIQTNPNNRTRFVVLVPGAAPVQPQAGTAYKTSIVFVTPNVPASLYHCLGAFATRGVNLIKIESRPFRLKTWDYVFYCDFDGHMDDENVSAALADLRERAMRVKVLGSYPRAKTD; from the coding sequence ATGAAGATCGCCATTCAGGGTGAGCCGGGTTCGTTCAGCGAGTCGGCCGCGCGCCTCTATTTCGGCGACGTCGAGATCGTGCCGTGCCGCTGGTTCGTCGATGCCTTCGACGCCCTCATCGCGGGCCGCGCCGATGCCGGCGTCATCCCGATCGAGAACTCGCAGGCCGGCAGCATCAACGATACCTACGACCTGCTGCTGGAGCACGACCTGCCGATCGTCGGCGAGGTCGATCTGCCGGTGCGTCACTGCCTGCTCGCCCTGCCCGGCGTCGCGCTGTCCGACGTGAAGAAGATCTACTCGCACCCGCAGGCGCTCGCCCAGTGCGAGGAGTACATCGCCAGACTCGGCGCGGAGAAGATCGCCACGCAGGACACGGCCGGCAGCGCCCGGCTCGTGCGCGACAACGGCTGGCGCGACGCGGCGGCGATCGCCAGCGCGCGCGCCGGCGAACTGTACGGCCTGAACATGCTCGCCGAGGGCATCCAGACCAACCCGAACAACCGCACCCGCTTCGTGGTGCTGGTGCCCGGCGCTGCGCCGGTGCAGCCGCAGGCCGGCACCGCCTACAAGACCTCCATCGTCTTCGTCACGCCGAACGTGCCCGCCTCGCTCTATCACTGCCTCGGCGCGTTCGCCACGCGCGGCGTCAATCTGATCAAGATCGAGTCGCGCCCATTCCGGCTCAAGACGTGGGATTACGTCTTCTATTGCGACTTCGACGGCCACATGGACGATGAGAACGTCAGCGCCGCGCTTGCCGACCTGCGCGAGCGCGCCATGCGCGTGAAAGTGCTCGGCTCGTACCCCCGCGCGAAAACCGACTGA
- a CDS encoding MFS transporter codes for MSNKKLFYGWIVVFTLMGMFAMSSGSRYTFNVVFKTLTEEFHWGRSALSAVPSLSLILVSAFQIASGWLADRFGGRLTLTVGFVISGLVLFAMSFVTDLWQVYLIYGVFGAIGFALASPAVSSAMVSRWFAARSRGTALSLAMAGVAFGQLLITPIATYLMVSGGWRMSYQTLSVVMLIVMLPLVLLLLRNPPTETAEVRAEAHAADGGRTSLWDAMRHPTFWQLLMGVFACGFTMSFANVHFMAYASDMGVHEMVAANDLGMSGLFSIIGAVLMGRWSDRIGRRVPLGITYALRGLAFAILYFANNEITLFFFAVTLGLSWTSTTPLSAAVTAETWGRQSAGFLFGVIYTFMTVGSAIGSYLGGLDYDLLHNYTAIIIANVVVAGLGAIASFMIKEGRARNPAAAVARAEASPVAAGR; via the coding sequence ATGTCGAATAAGAAACTGTTTTACGGCTGGATCGTCGTCTTCACGCTGATGGGCATGTTCGCCATGTCCAGCGGCAGCCGCTACACCTTTAACGTCGTCTTCAAGACGCTGACCGAGGAGTTTCACTGGGGCCGCAGCGCCCTCTCGGCAGTGCCCTCGCTGAGCCTGATCCTCGTCAGCGCTTTTCAGATCGCCAGCGGCTGGCTGGCCGACCGTTTCGGCGGGCGGCTGACGTTGACGGTCGGTTTCGTGATCTCCGGCCTCGTACTGTTCGCAATGTCGTTCGTGACCGACCTCTGGCAGGTCTATCTGATCTATGGCGTCTTCGGTGCGATCGGCTTTGCGCTGGCGTCTCCAGCAGTCTCGTCGGCGATGGTCAGCCGCTGGTTCGCGGCGCGCAGCCGCGGCACGGCGCTCTCGCTGGCCATGGCGGGCGTCGCCTTTGGCCAGTTACTGATCACGCCGATCGCCACGTATCTCATGGTCAGCGGCGGCTGGCGCATGTCGTATCAGACCCTGTCGGTGGTCATGCTGATTGTAATGCTGCCGCTGGTGCTGCTGCTGCTGCGCAACCCGCCCACCGAGACGGCCGAAGTGAGAGCGGAGGCCCACGCGGCCGACGGCGGGCGCACCTCGCTCTGGGACGCCATGCGCCACCCGACGTTCTGGCAGTTGCTGATGGGGGTGTTCGCGTGCGGCTTCACGATGTCATTTGCCAACGTGCATTTCATGGCCTACGCCAGCGACATGGGCGTCCACGAGATGGTCGCCGCCAACGATCTGGGCATGTCGGGCCTGTTCAGCATCATCGGCGCCGTCCTCATGGGCCGCTGGTCGGACCGCATCGGCCGCCGCGTGCCACTCGGCATCACCTACGCGTTGCGCGGCCTGGCCTTCGCCATCCTGTACTTCGCCAACAACGAGATCACGCTCTTCTTTTTCGCGGTCACGCTTGGCCTCTCATGGACGTCCACCACGCCGCTTTCGGCTGCTGTCACTGCTGAGACGTGGGGCCGCCAATCGGCCGGCTTCCTGTTTGGCGTGATCTACACGTTCATGACCGTCGGCTCGGCCATCGGCTCGTACCTCGGCGGCCTGGACTACGACCTCCTGCATAACTACACGGCAATCATCATCGCCAATGTGGTTGTTGCCGGGCTGGGCGCGATCGCTTCGTTCATGATCAAGGAGGGCCGTGCCCGGAACCCGGCTGCCGCCGTCGCTCGCGCCGAGGCATCACCTGTGGCAGCGGGGCGGTGA